One genomic window of Anaeromicrobium sediminis includes the following:
- a CDS encoding DUF6115 domain-containing protein has protein sequence MLNYIILVIGVLFVIVATLSFLKDGREEEVSEDFSLGNMEYEIHKEKDKEIIKKVDGKLEYIEECIELIDMKVDNLNSKNKKEKGNELKVQEKNINQEVINKDRMNEEIVRLYKNGYSISQIAKQLNKGIGEVQLICNLKKR, from the coding sequence ATGTTAAATTATATTATATTAGTAATAGGTGTCTTATTTGTAATAGTAGCAACCCTTTCTTTCCTTAAAGATGGAAGAGAGGAAGAAGTGTCAGAGGACTTTTCTTTAGGAAATATGGAATATGAAATTCATAAGGAAAAGGATAAAGAGATTATAAAAAAGGTAGATGGGAAACTAGAGTATATTGAGGAATGTATAGAACTCATAGATATGAAGGTAGACAATCTAAATAGTAAAAATAAAAAGGAAAAAGGAAATGAATTAAAGGTACAAGAAAAAAATATAAATCAAGAGGTAATAAACAAAGATAGAATGAATGAAGAAATAGTTAGATTATATAAAAATGGTTACTCCATATCCCAAATAGCAAAACAATTGAATAAGGGAATCGGTGAGGTACAACTTATATGCAATTTAAAAAAGAGGTGA
- a CDS encoding endolytic transglycosylase MltG: MKRKLKTTLLMGIGIGFIICSTFNIISKEFFQEEINDEYIKTKAKQMGMVDPKDHFVKKDIYNKEVKKEEPVMKKKNEKELIKVVIPKGSTSEEIGEILKSHNVIQSTKLFLRKINDKNLEEKLRWGVYEMKINASIDEIIEKIIVKK, from the coding sequence TTGAAAAGGAAATTAAAGACAACATTGCTTATGGGAATTGGAATAGGATTTATAATTTGTTCTACGTTTAATATTATTAGTAAAGAATTCTTTCAAGAAGAAATAAATGATGAGTATATTAAAACAAAGGCAAAACAAATGGGAATGGTAGATCCTAAAGATCACTTTGTAAAAAAAGATATATATAACAAGGAAGTTAAGAAAGAAGAACCTGTTATGAAAAAAAAAAATGAAAAAGAATTAATAAAAGTTGTTATTCCTAAAGGTTCCACTAGTGAAGAGATAGGGGAAATACTAAAAAGCCACAATGTAATACAATCTACTAAACTTTTCTTGAGAAAGATAAATGATAAAAACTTAGAAGAAAAGTTAAGGTGGGGAGTATATGAAATGAAAATAAATGCGTCTATTGATGAAATAATTGAGAAAATTATAGTTAAAAAATAA
- the tsf gene encoding translation elongation factor Ts: MAITAAMIKELRVSTGAGMMDCKKTLIEADGDMERAVELLREKGLAKAAKKAGRLASEGIVESYIHGGRIGVLVEVNSETDFVAKNDEFKQFVKDVAMQIAASNPQYISREEVPQGELEKEKEILRNQALNEGKPEKIVDKMVEGRIEKHYKEICLLEQPFIKDSDVTVGELLTAKIAKIGENLSIRRFARFEVGEGLEKKEENFAEEVAKQINK; this comes from the coding sequence ATGGCTATTACGGCAGCTATGATAAAAGAATTAAGAGTTAGCACTGGTGCTGGAATGATGGATTGCAAAAAGACTTTAATAGAAGCAGACGGTGACATGGAGAGAGCAGTAGAACTTCTAAGAGAAAAGGGATTAGCTAAAGCAGCTAAGAAAGCTGGAAGATTAGCTTCTGAAGGTATTGTAGAATCTTACATCCATGGAGGAAGAATCGGAGTATTAGTAGAAGTAAACAGTGAAACTGACTTCGTTGCTAAAAATGACGAATTCAAGCAATTTGTTAAAGATGTAGCTATGCAAATTGCAGCATCAAATCCACAATACATATCAAGAGAAGAAGTACCTCAAGGAGAACTTGAAAAAGAAAAAGAAATATTAAGAAACCAAGCTTTAAATGAAGGTAAACCTGAAAAGATCGTAGATAAGATGGTTGAAGGAAGAATTGAAAAGCATTACAAAGAAATATGCTTATTAGAACAACCGTTTATTAAAGACTCTGACGTAACTGTTGGAGAGTTATTAACTGCTAAAATTGCAAAAATAGGTGAAAACTTATCTATTAGAAGATTTGCAAGATTTGAAGTTGGAGAAGGTTTAGAGAAAAAAGAAGAAAACTTTGCTGAAGAGGTTGCAAAACAAATAAATAAGTAA
- the rpsB gene encoding 30S ribosomal protein S2 — protein MSVISMKQLLEAGVHFGHQTRRWNPKMAPYIFTERNGIYIIDLQKTVKKVEEAYNFVKEVATNNEKVLFVGTKKQAQEAIEQEAKRSGMFYVNQRWLGGMLTNFKTIRKRIDRLHELTKMEEEGKFDVLPKKEVIKLKHEQEKLEKFLGGIKDMNELPGVIFVVDPRKERIAVKEAQRLGIPVVGIVDTNCDPDEVDYVIPANDDAIRAVKLIAAKVADAIIEGKQGEQIEE, from the coding sequence ATGTCAGTAATTTCAATGAAACAATTATTAGAAGCAGGTGTACATTTTGGACACCAAACAAGAAGATGGAATCCTAAGATGGCTCCATACATCTTTACAGAAAGAAATGGTATCTATATCATAGACTTACAAAAAACTGTAAAGAAGGTTGAAGAAGCATACAATTTCGTTAAAGAGGTTGCAACAAATAATGAGAAGGTATTATTTGTAGGAACTAAGAAACAAGCACAAGAGGCTATTGAACAAGAAGCTAAGAGATCTGGAATGTTCTATGTAAACCAAAGATGGTTAGGTGGAATGTTAACTAACTTTAAAACAATCAGAAAGAGAATTGATCGTTTACATGAGTTAACTAAGATGGAAGAAGAAGGTAAATTTGACGTTCTTCCTAAGAAAGAAGTAATTAAGTTAAAGCATGAGCAAGAAAAGTTAGAGAAATTCTTAGGTGGAATTAAAGATATGAATGAACTTCCAGGAGTGATTTTCGTAGTAGATCCAAGAAAAGAGAGAATTGCTGTTAAGGAAGCTCAAAGATTAGGAATTCCAGTAGTAGGTATTGTAGATACCAACTGCGACCCTGATGAAGTAGATTATGTAATTCCTGCTAATGACGATGCAATAAGAGCTGTTAAATTAATAGCTGCTAAAGTTGCAGATGCTATTATAGAAGGAAAGCAAGGGGAACAAATCGAAGAATAA